The proteins below are encoded in one region of Erinaceus europaeus chromosome 15, mEriEur2.1, whole genome shotgun sequence:
- the PLOD3 gene encoding multifunctional procollagen lysine hydroxylase and glycosyltransferase LH3 isoform X1 translates to MTPQGLLLALLLLALPPPPGGPTLDRPRSGDPVNPEKLLVITVATAETEGYRRFLRSAEFFNYTVRTLGLGEAWRGGDVARTVGGGQKVRWLKKEMEKHKEREDLVIMFVDSYDVLLAGSPTELLKKFVQSGSRLLFSAEAFCWPEWALAEQYPDVGAGKRFLNSGGFIGFAPTIYHVVRQWKYKDDDDDQLFYTRLYLDPGLREKLGLNLDHKSRIFQNLNGALDEVVLKFDRNRVRIRNVAYDTLPVVVHGNGPTKLQLNYLGNYVPNGWTPEGGCGSCELDWRPLPEEQPLPRVLVGVFVEQPTPFLPRFLGRLLQLDYPPDRLSLFLHNSEVYHEPHIAEAWPRLHEHFSAARLVGPEEALSSGEARDMALDNCRQDPNCDFYFSLDADAILTHPQALRLLIEENRKVIAPMLSRHGKLWSNFWGALSPDEYYARSEDYVELVQRKRMGVWNVPYVAQAYLIRGDTLRSELPQREVFSASDSDPDMAFCKSLRDKGIFLHLSNRQEFGRLLATARYDTDHLHPDLWQIFHNPVDWREQYIHENYSRALEGDGLVEQPCPDVYWFPLLSEQMCDELVEEMEHFGQWSGGRHEDSRLAGGYENVPTVDIHMKQVGYEDQWLQLLRTYVGPMTEHLFPGYHTKTRAIMNFVVRYRPDEQPALRPHHDSSTFTLNVALNRKGLDYEGGGCRFLRYDCVIASPRKGWALLHPGRLTHYHEGLPTTWGTRYIMVSFVDP, encoded by the exons ATGACCCCCCAGGGGCTCCTGCtggcgctgctgctgctggcgCTGCCCCCCCCTCCCGGGGGCCCGACCCTCGACCGCCCCCGCTCCGGGGACCCGGTGAACCCAG AGAAACTGCTGGTGATCACCGTGGCCACCGCCGAGACCGAGGGCTACCGGCGCTTCCTGCGCTCGGCTGAGTTCTTCAACTACACTGTGCGG acCCTGGGCCTGGGCGAGGCGTGGCGAGGGGGCGATGTGGCCCGCACCGTGGGCGGGGGGCAGAAGGTCCGCTGGCtcaagaaggaaatggagaagcaCAAGGAGCGCGAGGACCTGGTCATCATGTTCGTGGACAG CTATGATGTCCTCCTGGCCGGCAGCCCCACAGAGCTGCTCAAGAAGTTTGTGCAGAGCGGCAGCCGCCTGCTCTTCTCGGCCGAAGCCTTCTGCTGGCCCGAGTGGGCGCTGGCTGAGCAGTACCCGGACGTGGGCGCCGGCAAGCGCTTCCTCAACTCCGGGG GGTTCATCGGCTTCGCCCCCACCATCTACCACGTGGTGCGCCAGTGGAAATACAAGGATGACGACGACGACCAGCTCTTCTATACGAGGCTCTACCTGGACCCGGGACTCAGG GAGAAGCTCGGCCTGAATCTGGATCATAAGTCTCGGATTTTTCAGAACCTCAACGGGGCTCTAG ATGAAGTGGTCCTCAAGTTCGACCGGAATCGAGTGCGGATCCGGAACGTGGCCTATGACACACTGCCTGTCGTGGTGCACGGGAACGGGCCCACCAAG CTCCAACTCAACTATCTGGGGAACTATGTCCCCAATGGCTGGACCCCTGAGGGGGGCTGTGGGTCTTGCGAGCTGGACTGGAGGCCACTTCCAGAGGAGCAG CCTCTCCCGCGGGTGCTGGTGGGCGTGTTTGTGGAGCAGCCCACCCCGTTCCTGCCACGCTTCCTGGGGCGCCTGCTGCAGCTGGACTACCCCCCTGACAGGCTTAGCCTCTTCCTGCACAACAGT GAGGTCTACCATGAACCCCACATCGCCGAGGCCTGGCCGAGGCTACATGAGCACTTCTCGGCCGCCAGGCTGGTGGGGCCAGAGGAAGCCCTGAGCTCGGGCGAGGCCCGGGACATGGCGCT GGACAACTGCCGGCAGGATCCTAACTGTGACTTCTACTTCAGCCTGGACGCCGATGCCATCCTCACCCACCCACAGGCCCTGCGCCTCCTCATCGAGGAGAACAG GAAGGTGATAGCTCCCATGCTGTCCCGCCACGGGAAGCTGTGGTCCAACTTTTGGGGGGCCCTGAGCCCCGACGAGTACTACGCCCGCTCAGAGGACTATGTGGAGCTGGTGCAGCGGAAGCGCAT GGGTGTGTGGAACGTGCCGTACGTGGCCCAGGCCTACCTGATCCGGGGGGACACGCTGAGATCCGAGCTGCCCCAGAGGGAGGTGTTCTCAGCCAGCGACTCGGACCCGGACATGGCCTTCTGCAAAAGCCTGCGGGACAAG GGCATCTTCCTGCACCTCAGCAACCGCCAGGAGTTCGGCCGCCTGCTGGCCACTGCACGCTATGACACTGACCACCTGCACCCCGACCTCTGGCAGATCTTCCACAACCCCGTG GACTGGAGGGAGCAGTATATCCATGAGAACTACAGCCGCGCCCTGGAGGGGGATGGGCTTGTGGAGCAG ccctgcccaGATGTGTACTGGTTCCCGCTGCTGTCCGAGCAGATGTGTGACGAGCTGGTGGAGGAGATGGAGCACTTTGGCCAGTGGTCGGGAGGCCGGCATGAG gaCTCCCGGCTGGCAGGCGGCTACGAGAACGTGCCCACGGTGGACATCCACATGAAGCAGGTGGGCTATGAGGACCAGTGGCTGCAGCTGCTGCGCACCTACGTGGGGCCCATGACCGAGCACCTATTCCCCGGCTACCACACCAAG ACCCGCGCCATCATGAACTTCGTCGTCCGCTACCGGCCGGACGAGCAGCCAGCACTCCGGCCGCACCACGACtcctccaccttcaccctcaacgtGGCGCTCAACCGGAAGGGGCTAGACTACGAG ggtggcGGCTGTCGCTTCCTGCGTTACGACTGTGTGATCGCGTCCCCGCGGAAGGGCTGGGCACTCCTGCACCCCGGCCGGCTCACCCACTACCACGAGGGGCTCCCCACCACCTGGGGGACCCGATACATCATGGTGTCCTTTGTGGACCCCTGA
- the PLOD3 gene encoding multifunctional procollagen lysine hydroxylase and glycosyltransferase LH3 isoform X2 → MTPQGLLLALLLLALPPPPGGPTLDRPRSGDPVNPEKLLVITVATAETEGYRRFLRSAEFFNYTVRTLGLGEAWRGGDVARTVGGGQKVRWLKKEMEKHKEREDLVIMFVDSYDVLLAGSPTELLKKFVQSGSRLLFSAEAFCWPEWALAEQYPDVGAGKRFLNSGGFIGFAPTIYHVVRQWKYKDDDDDQLFYTRLYLDPGLREKLGLNLDHKSRIFQNLNGALDEVVLKFDRNRVRIRNVAYDTLPVVVHGNGPTKLQLNYLGNYVPNGWTPEGGCGSCELDWRPLPEEQEVYHEPHIAEAWPRLHEHFSAARLVGPEEALSSGEARDMALDNCRQDPNCDFYFSLDADAILTHPQALRLLIEENRKVIAPMLSRHGKLWSNFWGALSPDEYYARSEDYVELVQRKRMGVWNVPYVAQAYLIRGDTLRSELPQREVFSASDSDPDMAFCKSLRDKGIFLHLSNRQEFGRLLATARYDTDHLHPDLWQIFHNPVDWREQYIHENYSRALEGDGLVEQPCPDVYWFPLLSEQMCDELVEEMEHFGQWSGGRHEDSRLAGGYENVPTVDIHMKQVGYEDQWLQLLRTYVGPMTEHLFPGYHTKTRAIMNFVVRYRPDEQPALRPHHDSSTFTLNVALNRKGLDYEGGGCRFLRYDCVIASPRKGWALLHPGRLTHYHEGLPTTWGTRYIMVSFVDP, encoded by the exons ATGACCCCCCAGGGGCTCCTGCtggcgctgctgctgctggcgCTGCCCCCCCCTCCCGGGGGCCCGACCCTCGACCGCCCCCGCTCCGGGGACCCGGTGAACCCAG AGAAACTGCTGGTGATCACCGTGGCCACCGCCGAGACCGAGGGCTACCGGCGCTTCCTGCGCTCGGCTGAGTTCTTCAACTACACTGTGCGG acCCTGGGCCTGGGCGAGGCGTGGCGAGGGGGCGATGTGGCCCGCACCGTGGGCGGGGGGCAGAAGGTCCGCTGGCtcaagaaggaaatggagaagcaCAAGGAGCGCGAGGACCTGGTCATCATGTTCGTGGACAG CTATGATGTCCTCCTGGCCGGCAGCCCCACAGAGCTGCTCAAGAAGTTTGTGCAGAGCGGCAGCCGCCTGCTCTTCTCGGCCGAAGCCTTCTGCTGGCCCGAGTGGGCGCTGGCTGAGCAGTACCCGGACGTGGGCGCCGGCAAGCGCTTCCTCAACTCCGGGG GGTTCATCGGCTTCGCCCCCACCATCTACCACGTGGTGCGCCAGTGGAAATACAAGGATGACGACGACGACCAGCTCTTCTATACGAGGCTCTACCTGGACCCGGGACTCAGG GAGAAGCTCGGCCTGAATCTGGATCATAAGTCTCGGATTTTTCAGAACCTCAACGGGGCTCTAG ATGAAGTGGTCCTCAAGTTCGACCGGAATCGAGTGCGGATCCGGAACGTGGCCTATGACACACTGCCTGTCGTGGTGCACGGGAACGGGCCCACCAAG CTCCAACTCAACTATCTGGGGAACTATGTCCCCAATGGCTGGACCCCTGAGGGGGGCTGTGGGTCTTGCGAGCTGGACTGGAGGCCACTTCCAGAGGAGCAG GAGGTCTACCATGAACCCCACATCGCCGAGGCCTGGCCGAGGCTACATGAGCACTTCTCGGCCGCCAGGCTGGTGGGGCCAGAGGAAGCCCTGAGCTCGGGCGAGGCCCGGGACATGGCGCT GGACAACTGCCGGCAGGATCCTAACTGTGACTTCTACTTCAGCCTGGACGCCGATGCCATCCTCACCCACCCACAGGCCCTGCGCCTCCTCATCGAGGAGAACAG GAAGGTGATAGCTCCCATGCTGTCCCGCCACGGGAAGCTGTGGTCCAACTTTTGGGGGGCCCTGAGCCCCGACGAGTACTACGCCCGCTCAGAGGACTATGTGGAGCTGGTGCAGCGGAAGCGCAT GGGTGTGTGGAACGTGCCGTACGTGGCCCAGGCCTACCTGATCCGGGGGGACACGCTGAGATCCGAGCTGCCCCAGAGGGAGGTGTTCTCAGCCAGCGACTCGGACCCGGACATGGCCTTCTGCAAAAGCCTGCGGGACAAG GGCATCTTCCTGCACCTCAGCAACCGCCAGGAGTTCGGCCGCCTGCTGGCCACTGCACGCTATGACACTGACCACCTGCACCCCGACCTCTGGCAGATCTTCCACAACCCCGTG GACTGGAGGGAGCAGTATATCCATGAGAACTACAGCCGCGCCCTGGAGGGGGATGGGCTTGTGGAGCAG ccctgcccaGATGTGTACTGGTTCCCGCTGCTGTCCGAGCAGATGTGTGACGAGCTGGTGGAGGAGATGGAGCACTTTGGCCAGTGGTCGGGAGGCCGGCATGAG gaCTCCCGGCTGGCAGGCGGCTACGAGAACGTGCCCACGGTGGACATCCACATGAAGCAGGTGGGCTATGAGGACCAGTGGCTGCAGCTGCTGCGCACCTACGTGGGGCCCATGACCGAGCACCTATTCCCCGGCTACCACACCAAG ACCCGCGCCATCATGAACTTCGTCGTCCGCTACCGGCCGGACGAGCAGCCAGCACTCCGGCCGCACCACGACtcctccaccttcaccctcaacgtGGCGCTCAACCGGAAGGGGCTAGACTACGAG ggtggcGGCTGTCGCTTCCTGCGTTACGACTGTGTGATCGCGTCCCCGCGGAAGGGCTGGGCACTCCTGCACCCCGGCCGGCTCACCCACTACCACGAGGGGCTCCCCACCACCTGGGGGACCCGATACATCATGGTGTCCTTTGTGGACCCCTGA
- the ZNHIT1 gene encoding zinc finger HIT domain-containing protein 1 isoform X2: MVEKKPSIRSQDPGQRRVLDRAARQRRINRQLEALENDNFQDDPHAGLPQLGKRLPQFDDDADTGKKKKKTRGDHFKLRFRKNFQALLEEQNLNAAEGPNYLTACAGPPARPQRPFCAVCGFPSPYTCVSCGARYCTVRCLGAHQETRCLKWTV, translated from the exons ATGGTGGAGAAGAAACCTTCGA TTCGCTCCCAGGACCCGGGGCAGCGGCGGGTGCTGGACCGGGCGGCCCGGCAGCGCCGCATCAACCGGCAGCTGGAGGCGCTGGAGAACGACAACTTCCAGGACGACCCGCACGCGGGGCTCCCGCAGCTGGGCAAGCGCCTCCCGCAGTTCGACGACGACGCGGACACGG ggaagaaaaagaagaaaactcgcGGCGACCATTTCAAACTACGCTTCCGGAAGAACTTCCAGGCGCTGCTGGAGGAGCAG AACCTGAACGCGGCCGAGGGCCCCAACTACCTGACGGCCTGCGCCGGCCCCCCCGCACGGCCCCAGCGCCCCTTCTGCGCCGTGTGCGGCTTCCCGTCGCCCTACACGTGCGTGAGCTGCGGCGCCCGCTATTGCACCGTGCGCTGCCTGGGCGCCCACCAGGAGACCCGCTGCCTCAAGTGGACCGTGTGA
- the ZNHIT1 gene encoding zinc finger HIT domain-containing protein 1 isoform X1, with the protein MAEGGRARRHLSLPLGRRLPGWAEDESVWIERQIAILLGAVRSQDPGQRRVLDRAARQRRINRQLEALENDNFQDDPHAGLPQLGKRLPQFDDDADTGKKKKKTRGDHFKLRFRKNFQALLEEQNLNAAEGPNYLTACAGPPARPQRPFCAVCGFPSPYTCVSCGARYCTVRCLGAHQETRCLKWTV; encoded by the exons ATGGCGGAGGGCGGCCGGGCGCGCAGGCACCTCTCGCTGCCGCTGGGCCGCCGGCTCCCGGGCTGGGCCGAGGATGAGAGCGTCTGGATTGAGAGGCAGATCGCGATTCTGCTTGGTGCAG TTCGCTCCCAGGACCCGGGGCAGCGGCGGGTGCTGGACCGGGCGGCCCGGCAGCGCCGCATCAACCGGCAGCTGGAGGCGCTGGAGAACGACAACTTCCAGGACGACCCGCACGCGGGGCTCCCGCAGCTGGGCAAGCGCCTCCCGCAGTTCGACGACGACGCGGACACGG ggaagaaaaagaagaaaactcgcGGCGACCATTTCAAACTACGCTTCCGGAAGAACTTCCAGGCGCTGCTGGAGGAGCAG AACCTGAACGCGGCCGAGGGCCCCAACTACCTGACGGCCTGCGCCGGCCCCCCCGCACGGCCCCAGCGCCCCTTCTGCGCCGTGTGCGGCTTCCCGTCGCCCTACACGTGCGTGAGCTGCGGCGCCCGCTATTGCACCGTGCGCTGCCTGGGCGCCCACCAGGAGACCCGCTGCCTCAAGTGGACCGTGTGA
- the CLDN15 gene encoding claudin-15 isoform X1, giving the protein MGGPSLAASVGHSRLCSSLLGPPCAQRPRGTLRGPPPAPHGMSAALETLGYLLAALGLLMLGASLPHSQWRVSTVHGSVITTNTIFENLWYSCATDSMGVYNCREFPSLLALSGYLQACRALMITAVLMGGLGVCLGALGLRCTNIGGLAHPTKARLAATAGALHILAGLCGLVAVSWYAANITREFFDPLYPGTKYELGPALYLGWSAALLALLGGLCLCLSCCGARDANPAARAWLPYKAPSKPAASLPGRQAATSDELDSSFGKYGKNAYV; this is encoded by the exons ATGGGGGGCCCCTCCTTGGCGGCATCCGTTGGTCACTCCCGG CTCTGCAGCTCACTCCTGGGGCCACCCTGTGCGCAGAGACCCAGAGGGACGCTGAGGGGACCCCCACCCGCCCCCCACGGCATGTCTGCGGCCCTGGAGACGCTGGGCTACCTGCTGGCCGCGCTGGGGCTGCTGATGCTGGGAGCCAGCCTCCCACACAGCCAGTGGCGCGTGTCCACCGTGCACGGCAGCGTCATCACCACCAACACCATCTTTGAGAACCTGTGGTACAGCTGTGCCACCGACTCCATGGGTGTCTACAACTGCCGCGAGTTCCCGTCCCTGCTGGCCCTCTCCG ggtaccTGCAAGCCTGCCGCGCGCTGATGATCACCGCAGTCCTCATGGGCGGTCTGGGCGTATGCCTGGGTGCGCTGGGCCTGCGCTGCACCAACATCGGGGGGCTGGCGCACCCCACCAAGGCCAGGCTGGCGGCCACTGCGGGGGCCCTGCACATTCTGGCGG GGCTCTGCGGTCTGGTGGCGGTCTCCTGGTACGCCGCCAACATCACACGCGAGTTCTTCGACCCCCTGTACCCTGGGACCAA GTATGAGCTGGGCCCCGCCCTCTACCTGGGCTGGAGCGCCGCGCTGCTGGCCCTGCTAGGcggcctctgcctctgcctgagcTGCTGCGGTGCCCGCGACGCCAACCCCGCCGCCAG GGCCTGGCTGCCCTACAAGGCCCCCAGCAAGCCCGCCGCCAGCCTGCCCGGCCGCCAGGCCGCCACCTCGGACGAGCTGGACAGCAGCTTCGGCAAATACGGCAAGAACGCTTATGTGTAA
- the CLDN15 gene encoding claudin-15 isoform X2, with product MGGPSLAASVGHSRRPRGTLRGPPPAPHGMSAALETLGYLLAALGLLMLGASLPHSQWRVSTVHGSVITTNTIFENLWYSCATDSMGVYNCREFPSLLALSGYLQACRALMITAVLMGGLGVCLGALGLRCTNIGGLAHPTKARLAATAGALHILAGLCGLVAVSWYAANITREFFDPLYPGTKYELGPALYLGWSAALLALLGGLCLCLSCCGARDANPAARAWLPYKAPSKPAASLPGRQAATSDELDSSFGKYGKNAYV from the exons ATGGGGGGCCCCTCCTTGGCGGCATCCGTTGGTCACTCCCGG AGACCCAGAGGGACGCTGAGGGGACCCCCACCCGCCCCCCACGGCATGTCTGCGGCCCTGGAGACGCTGGGCTACCTGCTGGCCGCGCTGGGGCTGCTGATGCTGGGAGCCAGCCTCCCACACAGCCAGTGGCGCGTGTCCACCGTGCACGGCAGCGTCATCACCACCAACACCATCTTTGAGAACCTGTGGTACAGCTGTGCCACCGACTCCATGGGTGTCTACAACTGCCGCGAGTTCCCGTCCCTGCTGGCCCTCTCCG ggtaccTGCAAGCCTGCCGCGCGCTGATGATCACCGCAGTCCTCATGGGCGGTCTGGGCGTATGCCTGGGTGCGCTGGGCCTGCGCTGCACCAACATCGGGGGGCTGGCGCACCCCACCAAGGCCAGGCTGGCGGCCACTGCGGGGGCCCTGCACATTCTGGCGG GGCTCTGCGGTCTGGTGGCGGTCTCCTGGTACGCCGCCAACATCACACGCGAGTTCTTCGACCCCCTGTACCCTGGGACCAA GTATGAGCTGGGCCCCGCCCTCTACCTGGGCTGGAGCGCCGCGCTGCTGGCCCTGCTAGGcggcctctgcctctgcctgagcTGCTGCGGTGCCCGCGACGCCAACCCCGCCGCCAG GGCCTGGCTGCCCTACAAGGCCCCCAGCAAGCCCGCCGCCAGCCTGCCCGGCCGCCAGGCCGCCACCTCGGACGAGCTGGACAGCAGCTTCGGCAAATACGGCAAGAACGCTTATGTGTAA
- the FIS1 gene encoding mitochondrial fission 1 protein produces MEAVLNELVSVEDLLKFEKKFQSEQAAGAVSKGTQFEYAWCLVRSKYNDDIRKGIALLEELLLKGSKEEQRDYVFYLAVGNYRLKEYERALKYVRGLLQTEPQNNQARELERLIDKAMKKDGLVGMAIVGGMALGVAGLAGLIGLAVSKSKP; encoded by the exons ATGGAGGCCGTGCTGAACGAGCTGGTGTCTGTGGAAGACTTGCTG AAATTTGAAAAGAAGTTTCAGTCAGAGCAGGCTGCCGGCGCCGTGTCCAAGGGCACCCAGTTTGAGTACGCCTGGTGTCTGGTGCGCAGCAAGTACAACGACGACATCCGTAAAGGCATCGCGCTGCTGGAGG agctgcTGCTCAAAGGGAGCAAGGAGGAGCAGCGGGATTATGTCTTCTACCTGGCTGTGGGGAACTACCGGCTCAAG GAGTACGAGAGGGCCCTGAAGTACGTGCGGGGGCTGCTGCAGACTGAGCCCCAGAACAACCAGGCCCGCGAGCTGGAGCGCCTGATTGACAAGGCCATGAAGAAAG atggcCTGGTGGGCATGGCCATCGTCGGCGGCATGGCCCTGGGTGTGGCGGGCCTGGCTGGACTCATCGGACTCGCCGTCTCCAAGTCCAAACCCTAA